From a single Miscanthus floridulus cultivar M001 chromosome 8, ASM1932011v1, whole genome shotgun sequence genomic region:
- the LOC136474500 gene encoding phospholipase A1-Ibeta2, chloroplastic-like gives MTIAAAVTAPTSAPVHVAPRHATPAVFQPRAAPRRDPSPLNPNTPVQALRSASPGGGSPAAAATDGGARAHIANLDKVLGKPPQVPRPAATASNKQGQGQDGEQEPLNVRHGLLNALNLSFFVPMPGMRARTAADEHMSPRSLMHMQQLLSADSPRSSPRCTIAPRWRRLHGEGGWEGLLDPLDSDLRRELLRYGDFVQAAYQAFHSLPTASARHRGLMLPDRSYRPTRSLFATSALSMPPWAKRPNTPEWLTQQSNWVGYVAVCESEREVARMGRRDIAIVLRGTATCLEWAENLRASLVPLDGDSSDGADMPGAEEPKVARGFLSLYKTAGEKVKSLSEEVMDEVRRLMDKYKGEELSITIVGHSLGAALALLVADEVATSIPDAPPVAVVSFGGPKVGNTAFVDRLTSSGKVNVLRIVNAGDVVTKVPGVAPRLPHKKEQYQHVGAELRIDSKNSPCLRPDAGPACRHDLEAYLHLIDGFTGTGRPFRHDARRSVIRLLQLQRGNVKKEYVNRARELGVDPAAPADVGRSMAYGNCAVASPS, from the coding sequence ATGACAATTGCAGccgcggtgaccgcgcccacgtcCGCGCCAGTGCACGTCGCGCCGCGCCACGCCACCCCCGCGGTCTTCCAgccgcgcgccgcgccgcgccgggaCCCGTCGCCGCTGAACCCCAACACGCCGGTGCAGGCGCTCCGCTCGGCCAGCCCCGGCGGCGGGTCTCCTGCTGCTGCGGCCACGGACGGCGGCGCCAGGGCTCACATCGCCAACCTTGACAAGGTGCTCGGGAAGCCGCCGCAGGTGCCGAGGCCCGCCGCGACCGCGAGCAACaagcaggggcaggggcaggacGGCGAGCAGGAGCCGCTCAACGTCAGGCACGGCCTGCTGAACGCGCTGAACCTGTCCTTCTTCGTGCCCATGCCCGGGATGCGGGCGCGGACGGCCGCCGACGAGCACATGTCGCCGCGGAGCCTCATGCACATGCAGCAGCTCCTCTCGGCCGACTCCCCGCGGTCCTCGCCGAGGTGCACCATCGCGCCGCGGTGGCGCAGGCTCCACGGTGAGGGCGGCTGGGAGGGCCTCCTCGACCCGCTGGACTCCGACCTCCGCCGGGAGCTGCTCCGGTATGGCGACTTCGTGCAGGCCGCGTACCAGGCGTTCCACTCCCTGCCCACCGCGTCGGCGAGGCACCGCGGGCTGATGCTCCCCGACCGCTCCTACCGCCCCACGCGCAGCCTCTTCGCCACCTCCGCGCTGTCCATGCCGCCGTGGGCCAAGCGCCCCAACACGCCCGAGTGGCTCACGCAGCAGTCCAACTGGGTCGGCTACGTCGCCGTCTGCGAGTCGGAGCGGGAGGTCGCCCGCATGGGACGCCGCGACATCGCCATCGTGCTGCGCGGCACCGCCACCTGCCTCGAGTGGGCGGAGAACCTCCGCGCCTCGCTGGTGCCCCTCGACGGCGACAGCAGCGACGGCGCCGACATGCCGGGAGCGGAGGAGCCCAAGGTGGCGCGGGGCTTCCTGAGCCTGTACAAGACGGCCGGGGAGAAGGTCAAGAGCCTGTCGGAGGAGGTGATGGACGAGGTGCGGCGCCTCATGGACAAGTACAAGGGCGAGGAACTCAGCATCACGATCGTCGGACACAGCCTCGGCGCCGCCCTGGCGCTCCTCGTGGCCGACGAGGTCGCCACATCCATCCCCGACGCGCCCCCCGTCGCCGTGGTCTCCTTCGGGGGCCCCAAGGTGGGCAACACCGCGTTCGTCGATAGGCTCACCAGCAGCGGCAAGGTCAACGTCCTGCGCATCGTCAACGCCGGCGACGTCGTCACCAAGGTGCCCGGGGTGGCGCCGCGGCTGCCGCACAAGAAGGAGCAGTACCAGCACGTGGGCGCGGAGCTCCGGATCGACAGCAAGAACTCGCCGTGCCTCCGACCGGACGCGGGGCCCGCGTGCCGCCACGACCTGGAGGCGTACCTGCACCTCATCGACGGGTTCACGGGGACGGGGCGCCCGTTTCGGCACGACGCGCGCCGCAGCGTGATCCGCCTCCTGCAGTTGCAGAGGGGCAACGTCAAGAAGGAGTACGTGAACCGTGCGCGCGAGCTCGGCGTCGACCCCGCCGCGCCGGCGGACGTCGGCCGTAGCATGGCGTACGGCAACTGCGCCGTCGCGAGCCCCTCGTGA